In Caloramator sp. E03, the sequence TATTGAAAAATCAGCTGAAGAAAATGGTAAGAAATTGGAACAAATGACATTAAATGAAATGGATAAGCTGTGGAATGATGCTAAAATTAAAAAAAAGTAATGCAAAAAGAAGGATTTTTTAAACTTATGAAGAATTAAGTACTGTAATCTATTTAATAGATTAACTAAGGAGGGTATTAAAGTGAACAAAGCAGATCTTATTACTTCAATAGCAGAAAAAAGTGGATTAACAAAAAAGGATGCTGAAAAAGCGCTTAAAGCATTTATGGAAAGCGTTGAAGAAGCATTAGAGAAAAACGACAAGGTTCAACTTGTTGGTTTTGGGACATTTGAAGTTAGAGAGAGAGGAGAAAGAAAGGGAAGAAACCCAAAGACTTTAGAAGAAATAACAATTCCTGCATCAAAAGTTCCAGTATTTAAAGCAGGTAAAGAATTAAAGGATAAAGTAAACAAGTAAAAAATCAGGTCTTGTACCTGGTTTTTTCAATTTAGAGGGAGATAATATGAGATTAGATAAGTTTTTAAAAACTTCAAGGATAATAAAAAGAAGAACTGTTGCAAAAGAAGTTTGTGATACAGGTAAAGTTTTTGTAAACGGTAAGGTTGCAAAGCCAGGAACTGATGTTAAAATTGGGGATATAATTGAAATTCAATATGCCTTTGGAACAGTAAAGGCAAGAGTAAAAGATATTTCAGAGCATGTTTTAAAGCATGATGCTTCACAGTTATATGAAATAATAAGTGGAAAAGAAATTGAATAGTCAAGCAAAGCTTGACTATTTTTTATGCACAACCTGTGGATAAGTCTGTGGATATTTTGTGAGGAGTGTGTGAGTTTGTGTTAGTAATTAAAAATAAAAGTAATAAATTTTTAAGCTTTGGCATATTATTATACGGGATTGGAGGGATTATATGGAAAATAAAGCTATTAAATCTCAACAAAATCATATAGTTCATATAGAAAATAGGCAAAAGGTTGATATTACTGGAGTTATTAATGTAGCTACATTTAATGAGGAAAATATAGTGTTATTTACTCAAATGGGAGGTCTTAATATAAAGGGTAAAAACCTTAAAGTGAATAAACTAAATGTGGATACAGGGGATATGTGTATAGAAGGGGAATTCCTATCAATGACTTATACAGCAAAGGAGGTAGGAAATAAAGAAAGTATCTTTAAAAAGTTATTTAAGTGATTTTATTAAAAATTGTGGAGGAGTATTCATGATACTTCCAATTAATACTCAAATATATTATTTTTTATCTACTACAGTTGCTGGTGTAATTATAGGAATAATGTTTGATATATATAGGATAATAAGAGGATTTAACAATCCCAATAGATTAATTACTGCATTTTCAGATCTTTTGTTTTGGATTTTTGCTGCTATAGTATTATTTATATTTTTTTTTATTACAAATAATGGAGAGCTTAGATATTACACATTTGTAGGAATTATTATAGGATTATTCTTGTATTTTGAACTAATTAGTAAGTTTATATTAAAAACTTTAAGAGTTATATTATATTATACAATGAAATTTTTT encodes:
- the yabQ gene encoding spore cortex biosynthesis protein YabQ codes for the protein MILPINTQIYYFLSTTVAGVIIGIMFDIYRIIRGFNNPNRLITAFSDLLFWIFAAIVLFIFFFITNNGELRYYTFVGIIIGLFLYFELISKFILKTLRVILYYTMKFFRTIIILIFYPIRLFSYGFKVMIYEINIGITKFFNNKRKIRKEN
- a CDS encoding HU family DNA-binding protein → MNKADLITSIAEKSGLTKKDAEKALKAFMESVEEALEKNDKVQLVGFGTFEVRERGERKGRNPKTLEEITIPASKVPVFKAGKELKDKVNK
- the yabP gene encoding sporulation protein YabP; this translates as MENKAIKSQQNHIVHIENRQKVDITGVINVATFNEENIVLFTQMGGLNIKGKNLKVNKLNVDTGDMCIEGEFLSMTYTAKEVGNKESIFKKLFK